From a region of the Entelurus aequoreus isolate RoL-2023_Sb linkage group LG27, RoL_Eaeq_v1.1, whole genome shotgun sequence genome:
- the rangrf gene encoding ran guanine nucleotide release factor: MDPRPLFGGALSAFIPESAADISNLREIPDNQEVFVHPNTDQSLIVEILEYQAQVEDQDAARFHFEDIASSNAASQDGGAQEVTDVVPLPKSELSLSACSSAWALTGTQCVSKYNEEARNKVSIHLGVFRLPQFDTELLVTFNDPQGINPASSSAAAAAGTDGEPWTVQDFQQLLRSLTLHNPGLFG, encoded by the coding sequence ATGGATCCCCGCCCGCTGTTCGGAGGCGCGCTCTCGGCCTTTATCCCCGAAAGCGCCGCGGACATCAGCAACCTACGAGAGATTCCGGACAACCAGGAGGTGTTCGTCCACCCTAACACCGACCAGAGCCTGATCGTGGAGATCCTGGAGTACCAAGCCCAGGTCGAGGACCAGGACGCAGCCCGGTTCCACTTCGAGGACATCGCGAGCAGCAACGCCGCCTCCCAGGACGGTGGCGCGCAGGAGGTGACGGACGTGGTCCCCTTGCCCAAATCCGAGCTCTCCCTCTCGGCGTGCAGCTCCGCCTGGGCGCTGACGGGGACCCAGTGCGTGTCCAAGTACAACGAAGAGGCGAGGAACAAGGTGAGCATCCACCTGGGTGTGTTCCGCCTGCCGCAGTTCGACACGGAACTTCTGGTCACGTTCAACGACCCGCAGGGGATCAACCCTGCCAGCAGCAGTGCAGCGGCCGCCGCGGGCACCGACGGAGAACCGTGGACTGTGCAAGACTTCCAGCAACTGCTGCGGTCCTTGACGCTGCACAACCCGGGACTGTTCGGGTAG
- the itpa gene encoding inosine triphosphate pyrophosphatase, with protein sequence MAVPAGRSVVFVTGNGKKLEEVIQILGDTFPYKLISKKIDLPEYQGEPDEISIQKCKEAAQQIDGPVIVEDTCLCFKALGGLPGPYIKWFLDQLKPEGLYKLLAGFEDKSAWALCTFAFTPGKDKPVELFRGITQGHIVEPRGPRDFGWDPCFQPEGYDKTYAELPKEVKNSISHRYRALAAMSEHFSPYGKKKKMANN encoded by the exons ATGGCGGTACCGGCAGGAAGGTCTGTCGTGTTTGTGACAGGAAACGGGAAAAAACTTGAAGAG GTGATTCAGATTCTGGGCGACACCTTTCCCTACAAACTCATCTCAAAGAAGATTGACT TGCCTGAATACCAAGGGGAGCCAGATGAAATTTCTATCCAGAAGTGCAAGGAGGCTGCGCAGCAG ATTGATGGCCCGGTCATCGTGGAGGACACCTGTCTGTGTTTCAAGGCACTGGGAGGCTTGCCTGGCCCTTACAT AAAGTGGTTCCTAGATCAACTCAAGCCAGAAG GCTTGTACAAACTCCTGGCCGGATTTGAGGATAAGTCCGCGTGGGCCCTCTGCACCTTTGCTTTCACGCCCGGAAAAGACAAACCAGTGGAGCTCTTCAGGGGAATTACTCAG GGGCACATTGTGGAACCAAGAGGACCACGAGACTTTGGATGGGATCCCTGTTTCCAACCAGAGGGCTATGACAAAAC CTACGCAGAGCTTCCCAAAGAAGTAAAGAACTCCATTTCTCACCGATACAGAGCCCTGGCGGCCATGTCGGAGCACTTCTCGCCGTACggcaagaagaagaagatggcgAACAATTGA
- the mettl13 gene encoding eEF1A lysine and N-terminal methyltransferase isoform X1 has translation MNLLPRTAEEFSSAEYWERFFKKRGEKSFEWYGDYNKLCGVLHKYIKIQDKVLVVGCGNSELSEQLHDVGYKHLTNIDISETVVSHMNQRNADRRPGLTFQQVDATRTPYEDACFQAALDKGTLDAMAAEEEGALARNMLAEVGRVLSVGGRYVCVTLAQEAVIRLAVEHFAQLGWAVRLHCLQEETSADEAEGSFALPVFVLVCTKFRRPMPTPILEMCLGEDGAPTRLAQVADLLTAVRERQAYSVLRKRLRTETDAGANLSLTLCQAKTGLPRYTLTVQDSPPGTKVPRSNPFAIFIVPQGSETAWLYSSSEGRRQLAASANFRRLLIVAMHRNQEYADMQAVQSELSPMVMDLAPPGMADNQQVPFLSVGGDLGWREVVSRGVSEHSGEYCVENVRGEDGELYRRLVFLSNVVLVQSESRLVSSNSASSHKKKSKKKSKQSSAAPSSSLSVHSGFLCCAHHKVMVAALAMLDLDMENDKDVPVSVLLVGLGGGGLPQFLRDFVPAVSVEVVELDPAVLEVAKEWFCFRPDDHLTVTLGDGLERICALEKEGEHFFDAIMFDVDNKDSTVGMSSPPAAFVESAVLHQVSRLLTPKGVFILNLVCRDSALRKDVLERVSRVFPTILFRAIDGEVNEVLVCARGESVPLASLKRASGRLQSALRSDVSRGPQIDIADLLKDLRVA, from the exons ATGAATTTGTTACCGCGTACCGCCGAGGAGTTCAGTTCGGCAGAGTACTGGGAAAGATTCTTTAAGAAGCGCGGAGAGAAGTCCTTCGAGTGGTATGGCGACTACAACAAACTGTGTGGTGTGCTGCATAAGTACATAAAAATACAAGACAAG GTGCTGGTGGTCGGCTGCGGCAACTCGGAGCTGAGCGAGCAGCTGCACGACGTCGGCTACAAACATCTGACCAACATCGACATCAGCGAGACCGTCGTGTCCCACATGAACCAGAGGAACGCCGACCGTCGGCCCGGCTTGACGTTCCAGCAGGTGGACGCCACTCGGACGCCGTACGAGGACGCGTGCTTCCAGGCGGCTCTGGACAAGGGCACTCTGGATGCCATGGCGGCCGAGGAAGAAGGCGCGCTGGCGAGGAATATGCTCGCTGAG GTAGGCCGCGTGCTGAGTGTGGGCGGTAGATACGTGTGCGTCACGCTGGCTCAGGAGGCCGTGATCCGCCTGGCTGTGGAGCACTTTGCCCAGCTGGGATGGGCGGTGAGGCTTCACTGCCTGCAGGAAGAAACCAGCGCGGATGAGGCGGAGGGCTCCTTCGCTCTGCCCGTTTTCGTCCTGGTCTGCACCAAGTTCCGCCGGCCCATGCCGACGCCCATTTTGGAGATGTGCCTCGGCGAAGACGGGGCCCCGACCCGCCTGGCGCAGGTGGCGGACTTGCTGACGGCCGTGCGGGAGCGTCAGGCGTACTCCGTCCTGAGGAAGAGGCTCCGCACCGAGACGGACGCCGGCGCCAACCTGTCGCTCACTCTGTGCCAGGCCAAGACGGGGCTGCCCAGATACACGCTGACTGTGCAGGATTCACCACCCGGGACCAAAGTGCCGAGGTCCAACCCGTTTGCCATTTTTATTG TGCCTCAAGGGAGTGAGACAGCGTGGCTCTACAGCTCCAGCGAGGGACGCCGGCAGCTGGCAGCCAGCGCTAACTTTCGCCGCCTGCTCATTGTGGCCATGCACAGGAATCAGGAGTACGCCGACATGCAGGCCGTCCAATCAGAACTCTCGCCGATGGTGATGGACCTGGCTCCGCCGGGAATGGCCGACAATCAGCAG GTCCCCTTTCTGTCCGTCGGCGGCGACCTGGGCTGGCGAGAGGTGGTCAGCAGGGGCGTGAGCGAGCACAGTGGCGAGTACTGCGTGGAGAACGTCAGAGGGGAGGACGGCGAGCTGTACCGCAGACTGGTCTTCCTGTCCAACGTGGTTCTGGTACAGTCTGAGAGTCGCCTCGTCTCCTCGAACAGCG CATCCAGTCACAAGAAGAAGAGCAAAAAGAAAAGCAAACAATCCTCGGCGGCGCCGTCGTCCTCTCTGTCAGTGCACAGCGGCTTCCTGTGCTGCGCTCACCACAAAGTCATGGTCGCTGCCCTCGCCATGCTGGACTTGGACATGGAGAACGACAAAG ATGTCCCTGTGTCGGTGCTCCTGGTGGGACTGGGAGGAGGAGGCCTGCCTCAGTTCCTGCGGGACTTTGTACCCGCTGTTTCTGTGGAGGTGGTGGAACTGGATCCGGCGGTGCTGGAAGTGGCCAAGGAGTGGTTCTGCTTTCGACCCGACGATCACCTGACCGTCACGCTCGGGGACGGCCTGGAACGCATCTGTGCCTTGGAAAAAGAAG gcGAGCACTTTTTTGACGCCATCATGTTCGACGTGGACAACAAAGACAGCACGGTGGGTATGAGCAGTCCGCCTGCTGCCTTTGTAGAAAGCGCCGTCTTGCACCAAGTCAGTCGCCTTCTAACCCCTAAAG GTGTTTTCATACTTAACCTGGTGTGCCGAGACTCCGCCTTGAGGAAAGACGTGCTGGAGCGTGTGAGCCGCGTGTTCCCGACGATCCTCTTCAGGGCGATCGACGGGGAGGTGAACGAGGTGCTCGTCTGCGCTCGCGGGGAAAGCGTCCCGTTAGCGTCGCTGAAGCGAGCGAGCGGCCGCCTGCAGAGCGCGCTGCGCTCGGACGTGAGCAGGGGGCCCCAGATAGACATTGCAGACTTGTTGAAAGACTTGAGAGTCGCGTGA
- the mettl13 gene encoding eEF1A lysine and N-terminal methyltransferase isoform X2, whose amino-acid sequence MNQRNADRRPGLTFQQVDATRTPYEDACFQAALDKGTLDAMAAEEEGALARNMLAEVGRVLSVGGRYVCVTLAQEAVIRLAVEHFAQLGWAVRLHCLQEETSADEAEGSFALPVFVLVCTKFRRPMPTPILEMCLGEDGAPTRLAQVADLLTAVRERQAYSVLRKRLRTETDAGANLSLTLCQAKTGLPRYTLTVQDSPPGTKVPRSNPFAIFIVPQGSETAWLYSSSEGRRQLAASANFRRLLIVAMHRNQEYADMQAVQSELSPMVMDLAPPGMADNQQVPFLSVGGDLGWREVVSRGVSEHSGEYCVENVRGEDGELYRRLVFLSNVVLVQSESRLVSSNSASSHKKKSKKKSKQSSAAPSSSLSVHSGFLCCAHHKVMVAALAMLDLDMENDKDVPVSVLLVGLGGGGLPQFLRDFVPAVSVEVVELDPAVLEVAKEWFCFRPDDHLTVTLGDGLERICALEKEGEHFFDAIMFDVDNKDSTVGMSSPPAAFVESAVLHQVSRLLTPKGVFILNLVCRDSALRKDVLERVSRVFPTILFRAIDGEVNEVLVCARGESVPLASLKRASGRLQSALRSDVSRGPQIDIADLLKDLRVA is encoded by the exons ATGAACCAGAGGAACGCCGACCGTCGGCCCGGCTTGACGTTCCAGCAGGTGGACGCCACTCGGACGCCGTACGAGGACGCGTGCTTCCAGGCGGCTCTGGACAAGGGCACTCTGGATGCCATGGCGGCCGAGGAAGAAGGCGCGCTGGCGAGGAATATGCTCGCTGAG GTAGGCCGCGTGCTGAGTGTGGGCGGTAGATACGTGTGCGTCACGCTGGCTCAGGAGGCCGTGATCCGCCTGGCTGTGGAGCACTTTGCCCAGCTGGGATGGGCGGTGAGGCTTCACTGCCTGCAGGAAGAAACCAGCGCGGATGAGGCGGAGGGCTCCTTCGCTCTGCCCGTTTTCGTCCTGGTCTGCACCAAGTTCCGCCGGCCCATGCCGACGCCCATTTTGGAGATGTGCCTCGGCGAAGACGGGGCCCCGACCCGCCTGGCGCAGGTGGCGGACTTGCTGACGGCCGTGCGGGAGCGTCAGGCGTACTCCGTCCTGAGGAAGAGGCTCCGCACCGAGACGGACGCCGGCGCCAACCTGTCGCTCACTCTGTGCCAGGCCAAGACGGGGCTGCCCAGATACACGCTGACTGTGCAGGATTCACCACCCGGGACCAAAGTGCCGAGGTCCAACCCGTTTGCCATTTTTATTG TGCCTCAAGGGAGTGAGACAGCGTGGCTCTACAGCTCCAGCGAGGGACGCCGGCAGCTGGCAGCCAGCGCTAACTTTCGCCGCCTGCTCATTGTGGCCATGCACAGGAATCAGGAGTACGCCGACATGCAGGCCGTCCAATCAGAACTCTCGCCGATGGTGATGGACCTGGCTCCGCCGGGAATGGCCGACAATCAGCAG GTCCCCTTTCTGTCCGTCGGCGGCGACCTGGGCTGGCGAGAGGTGGTCAGCAGGGGCGTGAGCGAGCACAGTGGCGAGTACTGCGTGGAGAACGTCAGAGGGGAGGACGGCGAGCTGTACCGCAGACTGGTCTTCCTGTCCAACGTGGTTCTGGTACAGTCTGAGAGTCGCCTCGTCTCCTCGAACAGCG CATCCAGTCACAAGAAGAAGAGCAAAAAGAAAAGCAAACAATCCTCGGCGGCGCCGTCGTCCTCTCTGTCAGTGCACAGCGGCTTCCTGTGCTGCGCTCACCACAAAGTCATGGTCGCTGCCCTCGCCATGCTGGACTTGGACATGGAGAACGACAAAG ATGTCCCTGTGTCGGTGCTCCTGGTGGGACTGGGAGGAGGAGGCCTGCCTCAGTTCCTGCGGGACTTTGTACCCGCTGTTTCTGTGGAGGTGGTGGAACTGGATCCGGCGGTGCTGGAAGTGGCCAAGGAGTGGTTCTGCTTTCGACCCGACGATCACCTGACCGTCACGCTCGGGGACGGCCTGGAACGCATCTGTGCCTTGGAAAAAGAAG gcGAGCACTTTTTTGACGCCATCATGTTCGACGTGGACAACAAAGACAGCACGGTGGGTATGAGCAGTCCGCCTGCTGCCTTTGTAGAAAGCGCCGTCTTGCACCAAGTCAGTCGCCTTCTAACCCCTAAAG GTGTTTTCATACTTAACCTGGTGTGCCGAGACTCCGCCTTGAGGAAAGACGTGCTGGAGCGTGTGAGCCGCGTGTTCCCGACGATCCTCTTCAGGGCGATCGACGGGGAGGTGAACGAGGTGCTCGTCTGCGCTCGCGGGGAAAGCGTCCCGTTAGCGTCGCTGAAGCGAGCGAGCGGCCGCCTGCAGAGCGCGCTGCGCTCGGACGTGAGCAGGGGGCCCCAGATAGACATTGCAGACTTGTTGAAAGACTTGAGAGTCGCGTGA